In Mycolicibacterium gadium, the genomic window CGGGCGCGCCCTGGGACGGCCCGGCAGCTGGCGATGAGGCGCCCGGCTGCAGCCAAGGTGACGGCTGGTGACGACCGGACTTCAATTCCGTGAGCCATTCTGCGGTCGGTCCACCGCACGTGATGGTGGCGCCCTCCAGCTTCGGCCACCCCAGAGAAATTCGCTTCCTCTCGATGTTCATCGTCGGGTATTCGACGGCACGCAAATCCTGAACGGTTCCGTCCTCGTACCGGCTGAACCAGACCCTGCGGTTGGTTGCCACAAGCAGGCTCACCTTGGCCCTGGCCCCGCTGAATGCCGCGATGGAGTACCCGGTCGCATGCTTCACGTCGATGAGTGCCTCGTCGGCCGCGACTTGCTGCGCGATTGCCCCCATCAACTCACGACTCGCTCGGTATACGGCCGGGGCGGCTTCTTCTCGCGCCATTCGGTCATCTACGTCGCGGTTCGCCTTGTGCGGCGGCTTCAGGTGCCCATCAGTCACCCGACGCGCCACCAGTTCGACTTGCTCAGATGTGATCGCCACTTCGAGCCCTTTCGCCGTTGCCCCTCCGATCGGCTTGGCTTCAACTTACGACGCCATCGACCGCTGTATTGCGGTTTCATGACTACGCCGGGTCCGCGTCAGCGACGCCGTCAATCCGATCACTTGCGCTGGCTCTGCGCTCAGGGCGCCTTTACTCGACTTTTTGCGGCGTGGACGCCGAGTCAATTCGATCGACGCGCACGGGAACGCCTGTGAGCCAGGCCATCCCGGATACGGACTCGACATCGCTGGGCTCACTGGAGGTCAACCGGTTGACGTTCGCGCCGCCCGCGCGGTTGGCCAGCTGCCATCCACCGGTGCCTTTGTGACCCCACCCGTGGGGTATCGCGACCACGCCGACGACGAGGTCCTTCGTGGAGGTGACCGGCACGGCGATCTCGCCGTAGGGCGAGCTGATCCGCACGACATCACCGTCGGCGATCTGCAACTCGGCGGCGTCGTCGACGTGCATCAGCGCGTGATGGCGGCGTTCGCCGCGCATCAACAGCGGCGAGTTGTGCATCCACGAGTTCTCCGAGCGCGGCTCTCGCATGCCGATCATCCGCATCGGGTAGCCCTCGGGATGTCCGCTGTCCGAGAGCTTGTCGACCTCGTCGG contains:
- a CDS encoding DUF2510 domain-containing protein, encoding MAITSEQVELVARRVTDGHLKPPHKANRDVDDRMAREEAAPAVYRASRELMGAIAQQVAADEALIDVKHATGYSIAAFSGARAKVSLLVATNRRVWFSRYEDGTVQDLRAVEYPTMNIERKRISLGWPKLEGATITCGGPTAEWLTELKSGRHQPSPWLQPGASSPAAGPSQGAPAPNWYPDPYRRHQLRYWDGARWTPHVSTNGVTANDPVSQ